TGATTGAAAATCGGGTGGTCCGTTTAGTTTTTTATCCTAAATAAATGCGTGTGCATTGGAAATCAGagaaataacatcaattgaTTATTTATTGGCTCTACGCGCTTCTCCATGCACTTTTTATTATTAGTGTGAGTGTTGTTTTAATTAGATGAGATTTACTAGGAGGTAAAATGACACTCTTTGTGGAATAAATTTTAGAGTCTAAAAAGACACTTTTTACGGGGAGTAGAATATAGTATGTTGTTATTCGGGATATCTAGCCTCCTGTGCAGATTGTGTGGACCACACATCTGCAAATTAACTTGCTTATGCTTGTATCCtgttttatatataaaaaagctGGTCTAGTTAACCCAAACTTGTAGTTTGGACAATTCgcggagctgctcgtgttgctaCAACAACTCGCGCCAAGCTACAGTAGCGCACATTTTTGGTTCAGCCCATTAACTAACAACTGGCCCACAAGCGGTGCATTACATCATGATCCGGTGGAAGAGATCATGCATCTCTCGGTGCTCACTTGAATGAAGTGAGCACGAAGATATGTCCACTGTCCAAAAGGAGAGTGGCTGATCGAAAATGTTGGAGACGTCTATTTTTCTATTTATAGTACTGTGACTTTAAAAATAGTGGCCGATTCAGTGAGTGACATAGAATGCAATTGGATCACTGATATGTGGGTCCGGATCCATCTATTAATGATCCAAAATTGTTGTCCATCTAGTGAGGCTCATGCCCCCTTAGGCCTTTACCCTACTCTCCACTTGATATTGCTCTACTAGCATGTAGCATGGTTCAAGTTTCTCATGTAGGCCTAGTTTGGTTTCTTTAGTCcttggactaaagtttagtctagGCCCTACCCTATTTGGATCTAGAGACTAAAGGCCATTAAAGTAGATGAACAAAGATCAAAATAGCCCTAATCAATGTACAAAATCTGCATCCTACGCTGCAATAATGAGGGGCAGGGGTGGCCTCCTGGGCCTTTAGTCCCATTTAGTCACTCCCCAAAGGACTAGAGGACTAATCTCTTTAGTCCTTCATTTAGTCCCTCTATTTGGaagtttagggactaaaagagATCAAAAGGGAGGGACTAAACATTAGTCCCGTGAACCAAATAGGACCTCAGTCATTTCACATATACTTCGtgcctgtttggttcctttagtccctagaccaaaatacccctaatCAATGCTGTGGGACTAGAGGATAATAATGGGGAATGGGACAATAATAAGGGGCAGGGGTGTCCTCGTGGACCTTTAGTTCCCTTTAGTCACTCCCCAAGGAAATAGAGTACTAATACCTTTAGTCCTCCATTTAGTCCCTCTGTTTGGAAGTTTAGGAACTAAAATAGGCTAAAATAGGCTAAAAGgaagggactaaactttaatcccatGGACCATCCCATGGAACCAAACATGACCTTATTAAATATAATACCAAATAATAATATCTCCCTATACATTTGAAGTACCATTTGGCTAAGTTAGGATAAGGTCAACACTCAACACGCCTCCTAGAGGAACACTTTTGCTGCCTTTGTTCCTCTCCACCCAATGCTACAACAATGGACTCGCAGAGGAACACCTTTGCTGCTTTTGTTTCCCTAACCTATGCAACTCATGGAACCTTCGGAGTCATTCCTAAAAAATTTCAGTCATgaatgaagaggaggaagaagaaaaggagaaacggaggaggaaggagaaagaaggggAAAATGAGCTCTTATTCTTTCTAGTTCTGGATCCACCACTGAATGGACTAGTGCCTAATCGAACGGCATTGATCCGTGCAAAGGTTACAGCAATGTGATTCACAGGTCTGTAACGCAGCACATTTATTTGATGTCAACACGCACGCGCTAACACGTTGCAACCCTTTTTGCCACTCCTTAGACGAATTCACGCGCGGAATACACCTCCACTTGTCAGAAAGCTAAGCTCACGGCCAGAGATTTACAGCCGGATCAGCGGGAAAAGCTTCTTCCATGACTTCCTCAACCTGTAGGCGGTGAACGCCGCCAGGTACTGCTTGGGAGCGTCTCCGGGTTGCTCGCCCGGACCCAGTTCGTCGCCGTCCCAGAACCGCGCCGCCCTGCGCTTCTTccggacggcggcgagcacgtCACCGCGGTTGCAGATCCCCCACACGGTCACCTTCTGTTGGTGGTAGTCCACCTGCACGGAATGTATCCCTGCAACAACATGTCCACCAACACGGTCAAATAACTTGCTAACAAAAACTGTTCTGTTCTGACTGCAGATTGCAGATGCAGACCAGGTTAACGAAGCAATTAGTACCTTTCAGATGCGAGACGGActtcttgatcttcttctcGCAGCCGTAGGAGTACAGCGGCACCTTCATCTCCACGTACTGCGCCTCGATCTTCCTCCCGGCCAAGACGATCTGCATGTCCGCCATTGGATTCCAGCAAGCTATCGCCTGGATCACCAACTCAGAGCTCGACTGCTCCGGAGATCAGTGTGTAGATAGCCCGCAAGAACGGCGGGCCGGTTTATGTACAGGCGCCAAACCCAAAAGGCGACGCTATGAGAGTGGATTATGGGATAATCCTTGCATATCCTGAGCATGTATCATGGATGGATGCATGTGCGCACGGGCCTAGCCATGGCGTCACCACCCTCGCTTTTGAGTTCCCGGCCCGTCCCTGTGCGCGCTTTTCGCCGATGGGTGACCGGAGCGCACGAGAGCCTGTAGCTGGTTCAGGGCTCAGACGGCACGGCCGCCGATTAGAAAAGAGCTAGGCCGGTAGTGGAGGGTTTACATGTAGTCAGTGGCGGACTGTCGCGGCGGAGCGCCCGGCTGACGAGGCGAGGCATCCGCGCCCATGTGAGGCGCCGTGGAAAGCTGGTTGGGGTGGAGGCGACGGCGTCGTGCTGGGAGTacgtggcgcgcggcggcaTCTTGGCTTTTGGGATCGGTGTCGAAAAGAAGATCCAACTGATGGGCAAAGGGGAATAAAGCGTTGCAAGTGCGACATTCGGATTGGGTTTCGATTTGTTTTTGGCTATTTCTTAGCAACAAAGGATAGATTTGGTCTCCCAGTTCTGCCGGCGAGCGTCGGCCGGAGCACAATCGATCGTGACCCACTGAGAACTGATATTTGTTGCCGATCCATTTTCAGTGCACTAGTTCAACGAGACAATATGTTCAGGACACAATTTTGGGAACTCCGATCCGCTCTCTGACCGATTACAGCCGGCAGCTCTGAACTACACAACACTCACGTAGGAGTACATGCATGTGAGCTCGATCGGCCTATAAATTCTGGCTGACGACGACGTCTGATGCCGTGTGCAACACCAATCGAGAGCTAGCTCGCGAAAAAAGTGCTCAGTAGTTCGTTACCCTCCACTTCCACTACACTGGCGGCAAAGTGCAGCGTAACTTTCGCGGCAGTGGCCGTTGCCATCCTGGCGGTGGCCATGGTGATGATGGGCTCGACGGACGCCGCGATTGCCAAGACCGAGAGCTCCCTCACGTCGTGGGCAGGGCCAGGGTGCTCGGGGCAGACGGCGACCGTCGAGTCCTGCGGAGCGACCTCCAGTTCTACGGCGGGCAAGACTTCCAGGGCGAGACGGCCACGTTCTACACCGAGACCGGCTGCGCCGGCACTCCGTACCAGGTGATCGGGGGATTTGAAGGCACCCAATTTTGCGGCGACTTTGGGTGGCGCAGCATCAACATCGACTGCTGACCAATGGAAAATCGTGCGCCTTATAATCCAGATGATCGATCCTGATTCTACATATGGTTCCTGTACGGCTATACCTGACCAGTTTGGTCACGCAGGCTAGTATAGTTGCGGTGTACTGGTGGCATAGTCGCTTGTATCAGTATAAGAGGAAAACGTGCACACGCACGTTCTCTGTGTTTTTAATTTCCGACcaaatctctttttttttgctaaagCAAAGATACTTATAATGAACAATATATCTTGTTGTTGGTATCATATCGCCGATTTTGTTTCTCCAAAACATATcatagggcctgttcgcttcagcttataagccggctgaaaagctgaaacagctgatttgttgtgagaggaaaatactgtttggtggctgataagccgaccgaataagctgaagcgaacaggcaaATACAAACGTTGGGCGCATACCTCTATGGACGTGTACGCATGCGTATTCTATACCTTTGAGAACTTCTGAGAGATTTGATCGATAGATTTTGTGAAATTGAGAAGTCACTATAGGCACCTCATTTTCAATGGACGTGTCCCCTAAAACCGGGATACGCAAGAACCTAACCACCTACACTCTAGTTCGCATCATCACCAATTGTTTAAACAACGCCATATCAGGAACTCCAGAGTCCGAAATTGCCTAGATAAACTCGATGATCCCATCACAACATGAAATTTCGAAGAACAAGGTACTAGGGAATCAACTCATAAATCCTTCAGCTGAAGCCGGTGTCTAATGCCTCACATTATCTTAGTGGACGTGGTGAGTGTCGTAGCCATCGCCTCGTTGGGTCCTTAAGGAGCTACCTTGGCATCGTGGAGAGGGCTAACACCTATGCAGCGACTATGGTTGGCACAACATCCAACATCTAGGGTTCAAAATCCTGATGAAATTCCGAACAGACTCCATGAATTATAGTATTTTTGGAGGTGAACAAAAAGTATATAATTCGGTCAAAAATATCATTTTACTAAATTCTGTTGTGTttaaataatatttatatatGCCATTCACATAACAGAAGTTGACACCCAAGCATGGTGGGAAACACCCTCCACCTCCCTGGAGTACTAGGGATGGAACTCAAAATTTACTTTATCCGATTTCAGTAACGAAAAACCCGAATTCAGTAATTCAAGCCGTGAACCGAATAAAGAACATGCAAAACGGAATTGTAATCCCTGTCTACCTTCTacccactacgggaaacaagaaaattgccgagtgtattttttttgccgagtatttttttttcgagcactcggcaaacaagctcttcgccaagtgccaagccaaaaacactcggcaaaaaaatacactcggcaaatcgggactttgccgagtgtcaaataaaaaatactcggcaaacccccttctttgccgagtgataaaaaaaacactcggcaaagagggtagtttgccgagtgtcaaaaaaaacactcggcaaagaggggggtttgccgagtgtttttttgacactcggcaaaaaaaatattttttttctcttttcaccatgaaattttttctactccccacatacagcatgtggtactccatgttaaaatttggtatatttttggatttatttgctatatttatttaattaattgcatttcatgaaaatttttggtataagtcaaatttgaaatgcaagtgattcaaattatggaacaaaatgagtagaaaaatgatattcatgttatttggcccattttgagacctgacccatgaaatgaaaagaaatttcgaacatcttgttcaggaaacacgaccatgaacgtgtggcagtagtatttttaaattgtaaaaaaaacaagcaaagtctgaaaatcatgagatttgtcatgatgtgatgatataatacgtggaggctgtggaaaaaattgagaaggttttgcacatttcatcatgtacaatgattacaaactgaagcatctcagaagaagaatagtaactttgagaggattcgataagatttagagtcgaagtgacggtcgagtttggtttgaccgcaaaactttttgtatagccAATAGAGgacctatattggttcgtgtgaaaatttggtatttttttgaaattgttggatattttttaaaaaaaattcaaaaaaactttgccgagtgtcctatgtgggacactcggcaaagaaaaccctttaccgagtgtccacgtaggacactcggcaaagagcaaaCCCACCCGCGCAGTTAAGACCCCCCCAGTCCCCCACCTGCCCGGCGCCGGCCCGCACCAGACCCCCCACCCGTCCGGCCGGCGCACCCCCGGCCGAcgcccccccctcccccaccttcctctcccaccgccaccgccccttccctccctccctccctctccctcttcctctcctaccggcacccctccccctcctctcccctcctccctccctcgcgtggccgccccgcccctctccccagatccggtcggatccggcggggaatccgcccctcctccccggatccggcggggactcgcgtcgggagccccggatccggcggggactcgcgtcggggccccccggatccggcgggcgtggatggccgccgccggcggcggcggcgacggcgtggatggtggtgacgtgctggtggtgcggccgacgCCTCCCCCggttccggcgccgccgcctccccccttCAGATCCGCCGACGCGGGCGgcgccctcccctccctctccgacgcgggcggcgcccctcccctccctctcctccggcccttcccctcccggctggcggtggtggtgctgctggcggctggtggctggtggtggtggccggcggtggtggctggcgacggcggccggtggcggtgctggcggtggtggctggcggtggtggccggtggtgctggcggtggtggccggtggtggctggtggtgctggcggtggtggcggcggcggcggaacaggttttttttattttttttaacaattgGATGCTGAGTGTTTTCTgtccactcggcaaagactttgccgagtgcgcgacagaaaacactcggcaaatccttgtttgccgactcaaagtttgccgtgtgccgtttgccgagtgttacactcggcaaatggctCACCGACTGTATttcgcccttcgccgagtgcccctggcactcggcaatttttttgtttcccgtagtggtacCCTTGTTTTCTTTCTCTAAGCTTGAGCTACTATATGAAAAAGGATCCAATCGTCCTGTGTATCGTTCGGATTGgatttggatttgtttttgGATCTTTTTTTTCATGGGGATCATCAGTTTCTTGGCAACAAAAGATGGATTCGGTCTCTCATTTCTGCCGGCGAGAGTCGGCCTGGAGCACACTCGACTCGATGGTGATGCACCGACCCTTGTTTTCTTTCTCTCTAAGCTTGAGCTACTACATGAAGAAAAGGTCCTGTCGTCATGTGCGTCATCTGGATGGATTTGAATTTGCATTTGTTTTCATGTGGATCGTCTGTTTCTTGGCAACGCGAGAGATGGATTCGGTCTCTCATTTCTGCCGGCGAGCATCGGCCCGGAGCACACTCGCGATGGTGATGCACTCATACTTTGGGGGTGGTTGGGAATaccatgctaaactttaacacttgtcatatcggatgtttggatactaattaggagtattaaatatagtctaattacaaaattaattgcacagatggagtctaattcgcgagacgaatctattaagcctaattagtccatgatttgacaatgtggtgctacagtaaccatttgctaatgatggattaattagccttaatagattcgtctcgcgaattagactccatctatgcaattagttttgtaattagctcatatttagtccttctaattagcatccgaatatccaatgtgaccctgctaaagtttagcacctcgtatccaaacatccccttgtCTTCGGTCCATTTTCGATACAGTGGCTCAATGAGACAAATATGTTCAGGACACCATCTTGGGAGCAgcacagctgcagctgcagcagcagcaggcaccgTGCAGCGGTAGCGGCAGCTGTTCGAACACGCTGACAAAACCTTCATGTATTACATGTGAGCTCGCCCTATAAACTCTGGCTGATGACGACGCGTCCTGATGCCGTGCACCACCAATCAAGAGCTAGCACGCGGACAAAGTGTGCTCAGTAGTTACCTCACTCCCACAGTCCCACTACACTACGCTCCTATGGCGGCAAAGTGCAGCGTAACTTTAGCGGCAATGGCGATTAGCTCGACGGAGGCCACGAGCCACCTCACGTCGTGGGCCGGGCCAGGGTGCTCCGGGCAAACGGCGATCGCGGGATCCTGTGCGTGCAGCAACCTTCAGTTCTACGACGGGCAAGAGAAGAGCTACCAGGGCCAGACCGCCAGACTCTACACCGAGACCGGCTGCGCCGGCACATCGTACCTTGTGTTCGAGGACACCCAAGCGTGCGGCGACTTTGGGTGGCGCAGCATCAGCATCGACTGCTGAGCAACCCTGAGAGGCAATTGGGTGCCCAGACTGCATGAGGATAGCCCCGATGCCCTTGTCAGAAGCGTCAGTTTCCAGCTGAAACCCTTTGGAGAAATTTAGCAATGCAAGGACAGGAGCTGTGATAAGGGCGTGCTTCAATGTCTCAAAGCTGCTCTacatttggggattccatgagAAAACTGCTCCTTTCTTCAATAAGTCTGATAATGGTTTACTTATGGAGCCATAATTCTTGATAAATTTTCTATATTAGCCTAAAAGTCCCAAAAATCCTCTCAACTGTTTCACATCAGTTGGCACTGGCCATTCTCTTGCACTGCCTTCACCTTGGATGGGTCTGTTGCTACCCCATGAGCACTGATTATGTGACCAAGGTATTCAATCTGGTTTTGAGCAAATGAGCACTTGGACTGTTTGACTAAGAGTTGATGCTGTTGTAGTAAAGCAAATACCTCTTTCAAGTGTTGAATATGTTCTTCAATTGTCTTGCTATAGATTAATATATCATCTACAAAGACCAACACACACTTTCTCAACATAGGTGAAAATATATTGTTCATAATGGCTTGGAAAGTTGTAGGGGCATTTGTTAGCCCAAAGGGGGTGACTCTAAATTCCCAGTGTCCATTATGTGTTCTAAATGTTTTCTTGTGTTCATCAGCTGGCAGTAATTTGATTTGATGGTATCCAGACCTCAAACCCAATTTGGTGAACCACTGTGCTCCATGTAATTCATCCGGTAGCTCATCTACTATGGGTAGAGAGtatttgttcttgatggtgATATTGTTGAGGTGCCTGTAGTCCACACAAAATTATCAAGTACCATCTTTTTTCTTGACCAATAGCACAGGAGAGGCAAATGGGCTAGTGACTGGTTGTATTATCCCGTGCTGCAGCATCTCCTTGACTTTTCTTTTTATCTCATCTTTCTGTAATAGGGAATATCTGTAGGGTTTGACATTAACTAGTTGTATACCAGGCTGCAGTGGAATGGAGTTATCACAATTCCACTGTGGGGGCAATCCTTTTGGGTCCTGAAACAATGTGGAGTGCTTATCCACACCTTTTGTACAGTTGTTGGAACTAATATAGTTTCTGCTTTAGTGTCATTATTTGGTGCCACCTGAATGATCTGAGCAACACCTCTTTTTCTGATTAGGCCTTTGAGCTTCTTCACAGTTATCTTCTTGCAATGTGCTAAGTTGTCTTTCACACCAGTTAATGTGGTTCTTCTGCCCTAATGGCTGAAtctcatttttttcctctttcaaTGGACCCACATTGGACTATGTTATTCCAACCAGTCCATCCCAGAATCATGTCATAGCAGTCAAGGGTAGGGACTTTTGCATCAGTGTAGAATGTGTTTCCCTATGCCCACCAATGTAATGACTTGATCATCTTGTTACGGTATAGTTTGTTGCCAACTGCTGGAAGCTTTAGAGTAGTGACTAATGATTCACCGACAAATGTACCTGAACTTCCTGAATCAAGTAAGATCAACACCTCCTAATTCTGCACCAACCCTTGAATTTTTATGGTCTTCTTTCCTTGTGTACCAGATGTGGCAAAACAGGATAAGAACAGCAATTCCTCTTCACTATCTTGACTGCTAGTGTCAGTTACCACATTAGTGTTTCCTTCATGCTGTAACAGCTCCATTAGCTCTTCAACCACATGAAGTCCGATTTGCTTTGAACATCGATGTTGAGGACTATAAGTCTTCCCACATTTCATGCATAGCTCACTGGCTCTCCTCTTTGCTCTTAAtgcttcatacttattgtcccGTCCGCTCTTGTTGTGATATTTGTCCGCTTGTGACTTTTCCGCTGTGGGTGTTGCACCCAACACACCAGCATAAGTTGTAGTAGTGGAAGCTGAGGTTGAATTCTTGATAGCACTCCTGTTGTATTCTTATGTCCATGATGAA
This portion of the Setaria viridis chromosome 7, Setaria_viridis_v4.0, whole genome shotgun sequence genome encodes:
- the LOC117863243 gene encoding copper transport protein ATX1 — encoded protein: MADMQIVLAGRKIEAQYVEMKVPLYSYGCEKKIKKSVSHLKGIHSVQVDYHQQKVTVWGICNRGDVLAAVRKKRRAARFWDGDELGPGEQPGDAPKQYLAAFTAYRLRKSWKKLFPLIRL